Proteins from a single region of Amycolatopsis sp. CA-230715:
- a CDS encoding TetR/AcrR family transcriptional regulator, producing the protein MEPGRRERKKNQTRKAIAEEAARLFGERGFEAVTIAEIADAADVAVGTVFNYFRSKEALFFDLADDLVARLAEAVRDLPPGPELIAAFRRWHDGELDHLLDPRGHERVRRFFGTIAASATLRAYEPQLYQRYQDALEHAMAIPHPGDPTPRLLAAQLVALHREVIRTCRDHVLRGAASSTLQRQAAAVTARAFSMLRVPDA; encoded by the coding sequence GTGGAGCCGGGCCGTCGTGAGCGCAAGAAGAACCAGACCCGCAAGGCCATCGCCGAAGAGGCCGCGCGCCTGTTCGGGGAGCGGGGTTTCGAAGCGGTGACCATCGCCGAGATCGCGGACGCCGCGGATGTCGCCGTCGGCACCGTGTTCAACTACTTCCGGAGCAAGGAGGCGCTGTTCTTCGACCTCGCCGACGACCTCGTCGCCCGCTTGGCCGAAGCCGTGCGGGACCTGCCGCCGGGGCCGGAGCTCATCGCGGCGTTCCGTCGATGGCACGACGGCGAACTTGATCACCTGCTCGACCCCCGCGGACACGAGAGAGTGCGGCGCTTCTTCGGCACGATCGCCGCCAGTGCCACGCTTCGCGCCTACGAACCCCAGCTCTACCAGCGCTACCAAGACGCGCTCGAACACGCCATGGCGATACCGCACCCGGGCGACCCGACCCCGCGCCTGCTGGCCGCGCAACTGGTTGCCCTGCACCGGGAAGTGATCCGCACGTGCCGCGACCACGTCCTTCGTGGCGCCGCGTCCTCGACCCTCCAGCGGCAGGCCGCCGCCGTCACCGCTCGTGCCTTTTCGATGCTTCGCGTGCCCGATGCTTAG